The genomic stretch TTAACTGAACTGGATAGGTTTAATCCATACCtcacaattattattgttaatattaaacCTTATAAATAGCCAACGAATTATACACACATGAATATCAAGCTTTATTTTAAGTGGTTATTTTAGTAATATTTTGCGTTCATCACACAAATCTgtgggccttttttttttttttgtggaacgCATCTttgctttaaatatatatatatatatatatatatatatatatatatatatatatatatatatatatatatacacacacagtaaggaaaataagtatttgaacaccctgctattttgcaagttctcccacttagaaatcatggaggggtctgaaattgtcatcgtaggtgcatgtccactgtgagagacataatctaaaaaaaaaaatccagaaatcacaatatatgattttttaactatttatttgtatgatacagctgcaaataagtatttgaacacctgtctatcagctagaattctgaccctcaaatacctgttagtctgcctttaaaatgtctgcctccactacatttattatcctaaattagatgcacctgtttgaggtcgttagctgcataaagacacctgtccaccccatacaatcagtaagaatccaactactaacatggccaagaccaaagagctgtccaaagacactagagacaaaattgtacacctccacaaggctggaaaggaaattgccaagcagcttggtgaaaaaaggtccgctgttggagcaattattagaaaatggaagaagctaaacatgattgtcaatctccctcggactggggctccatgcaagatctcacctcgtggggtcccaatgatcctaaggaaggtgagaaatcagcccagaactacacgggaggagctggtcaatgacctgaaaagagctgggaccaccgtttccaaggttactgttggtaatacactaagacgtcatagtttgaaatcatgcatggcacggaaggttcccctgcttaaaccagcacatgtccaggcacgtcttaagtttgccaatggccatttggatgatccagaggagtcatgggagaaagtcatgtggtcagatgacaccaaaatagaactttttgggtcataattccactaaatgtgtttggaggaagaagaacgatgagtaccatccctactgtgaagcatgggggtggtagcatcatgctttgggggtgtttttctgcacatgggacagggcgactgcactgtattaaggagaggatgaccggggccatgtattgcgagattttggggaacaacctccttccctcagttagagcattgaagatgggtcgaggctgggtcttccaacatgacaatgacccgaagcacacagccaggataaccaaggagtggctctgtaagaagcatatcaaggttctgatatagcctagccagtctccagacctaaacccaatagagaatctttggaggagctcaaactccgtgtttctcagcgacaggccagaaacctgactgatttagagaagatctgtgtggaggagtgggccaaaatccctcctgcagtgtgtgcaaacctggtgaaaaactacaggaaatgattgacctctgtaattgcaaacaaaggctactgtaccaaatattaacatttgactttctcaggtgttcaaatacttatttgcagctgtatcatacaaataaatagtttaaaaatcatacattgtgatttctggattttttttttttgattatgtctctcacagtggacatgcacctacgatgacaatttcagacccctccatgatttctaagtgggagaacctgcaaaatagcagggtgttcaaatacttattttcctcactgtatatatatctctaaaaaaatccactatatatatatatatatatatatatatatatatatatatatatataatatatatagtgtggATTTTAGTTAAACACAGTTATTTATGCATGGTAAAAAACGAAGCATGTTATAATTTTTCTGTGGAGCCTTGTGTACATTGTGTGGTCTGCGTGAGCTACGTTGAGCAGATCAATGCCTAAAAGCGTTAGTTTGGGTTAACACTAGTGGTGCATCTTGCCTTTGTAGCATAGGTATTGAATTTTTGTGAGCAAGTTTGCCAggttgcacataaaaaaaaataaaaataaacaaaagttatatagttataaaagttataaaaagatatatatatacgtgtgtgtgtgtgtgtgtgtgtgtgtgtgtgtgtgtgtgtgtgtgtgtatatatgtatatgtatgtatatgaacaccactgttacattttttttttctcctcaaaaGACATACAAATCGGGAAATACATCTCAGTGACTTTTTATGGTTgttaattcataaaaaataaagtggctTAAGAGTGTATATTGCGTGTGTGGTGAGCACTTGCAAGAGATGTGGATGATTTTGTTCCAGCTAAGGCACTTTGCTATTGTTTtcaaaaaacccacacaaccCCAAGCAACGTATtttacacaaatgcacacaaacagCATAACGGGATGGAATCTTCCAGAGTATTAAGGACGTGAATAATGTGTCGGTGGCTTTGGTCTTGCTGATGCATAAACAGGTAATGATGTTACAATCTAACGTCATTGAGGTTTATCTTGCCAaactctgtgtttgtttttgtgcaagCGTGTCAGCGTGAGGCTGCTTCCTGTGGTGGTAGCATCAGTTATTTTTTGACTTGTCTTAGGTAtaaattgttgttgttggaTTGCTGACGTTTGTTTTTTCAGTGTAGAGTTACATAATGTGCTCATTCATCCTGCCTGGCTCATATATAACCTCTTATAGGTCAAGTTATATAGTGTAGCTTTCCTCTTCCTGACTTTagtcttttttctctttggaTACAGGAGCATGATATCGAGACCCTCCACGGTGTTCTCCATGTCACCTTGAGAGGAACACCAAAAGGCAACCGGCCCATCATCCTTACATTCCATGACATTGGCCTTAACCGTAGGTTTTTCACTCAGCACATGCACAAAGTCTAAAATCTGAGGTTCTTGCTTTAAACCTTTTCTAGAATGTGTGTGTCTTAATTCGTAACAAACTTTTTCAAGAATGTGCAAGAATTCCTCTACATGAAATGAAATTCTCCAGTTTCTTCAGTACATATTTGCTCATAATTTTTTGTGcaatattaaaacatatttaaagctTTGTATTCATGAACTTTCCATAGAGAGAATAATACATTAGGCCCAAGTTGAACTTATAATAGATAAAAATATTAACTGGATAATGATGAAACATGATGGTCAAGTATTGAAAAACAAGCATGGGCACATCTAGCCATTTTTCATGTATCTAATATTTGTTTGATTATGATCATGTTTAATGTAATGATTAAATATTAGTTAAAAGCACACTAGGGACTGTGTTGTCAAATGTTCAGCATGTTTGAGTTTGGGAtcatattcataattttttttttttatatatacaggacAATGTCATCCTTgcttgttctttctctcttgaATTGCAGATAAGTCATGCTTCAACACTCTCTTTAACTTTGAGGACATGCAGGAGATCACGCAGCATTTTGCCGTGGCCCATGTGGATGCTCCAGGCCAGCAGGAGAATGCAGCACCTTTCCCTACTGGGTAAGAAGAACTGTTTATCCTTTCCATGCACTGTGTGTACATTTAGAGATAAATGGCTATTTGATACTGATACTgcaatatatatgaatatgataTATAGGAATATGCTTATCTTATTTATTGTCTGTTACACATTTTCTCCACTATTTGATCACTTGCCAGCTCTCCCTGTCATGCAAGAGCTACCTCAGAGATGCATGATGTCAGTCCCAGGCCTTTATCGAACTGTTGCTCATGCTGTGTCTTAGGGCAGTTTAACAAATTTAAAGCACTGTTTACCCTTCTTTTGCATGCACCATTAATTGGATAGTGTCCTTCTGATCGACAGGGGAAAGAGTATGTCACTGCCACTTTGCATCCAGCAGGTGTTTGCCCTTTGTTCTTGTCCATTGAACACTATGGCTGTGGATCTGTTAGAATGCCGGCATGCAGTCTACTGATGACGGGGCAAAGCTTACTTGTTGCCCCACACTGCTTTTCTAACCATGTTTTCACACTAGTGTCTTGTTACCTTTAATTTTCTGTGCAAGTGGTACAGTACAGAACCATCATTTCAGTaacattataattgtatttggGGGGATGAAGAACAGTTCTTCAAATTCTATAAATTGTTGCATTTCAACTGCAATTGTTGCAATTCAACTGCTTGTGGTTGCCAAATATTTCAtaaatcaccttttttttttgttctctagGTTTAGCTGCAACATAAATTGCAACTAATGTGAAGAAATTTGCCAATTGCATTTATGCACTTCagctgcaaaataaaataatatgatataatcgGCACTTTAAATGCATTCACATGCAATGCAATGACGTAATTGTATTTTTGAAAAACATCAGGTACAAAATCTGCACTAAGAtgattttatagcatttgtattattttgctttgttgCTGAGGAAGTCAGTTAatgctgtaaacacacacattatcggTACAGATGAAATTGCTTTAGTCTGCATCGCAGTGATTTCCTTATTCTTTCTTCAACAGATAAATGCAAACATTAAAGCCACCCGCTAGTTAAAGTGAAATCACATGCATGAGTAAATATcacacttgtaaataaaaacagatattGTTGGCAGCATGTCATTGGAAATTTCGATCATGCTTATTCGCAACAAGGTTCTTGTAAGAAGTGGACTTGAGGCAGAACATATGCTTTGAATCTTTATTTCAGAGCGTCTGTATTAATTACACCGCAagtatgcaacaaaaaaaacccacctttCAGACATGGTGTTTAAGGGCTACATGGAACACAAATTTTCACAAACACTAGCACACTGTGGTGCATTTAAGTATCTCATTATAGTGGAGTGACTCTACCCTACAACCAATCATGTTTAAAAATTCAACAGCTGGGTAATATAAATGCTAATAGCATACATTGTAACTAGTAATTTGCTCGTGTATAATTTTGGACTGTTATATGGAAAGTTGAAGCAAAGCAAAAAAGGTACACATTTTCTGTGAGTGAAACACTGTATACCACAGCTGACCTGTGTTAAACATGCTACTTCATGAAtgagaatgtaaataaatgtagacACAATATTGTCCTGCGTTACTGCGTGTTTAAACAGAAACATTACAattcgaataaaaaaaatcagagcaCAACGGCTTTGTTCGATGATGCACCTTggtcaattttattatttcatgacagtgtgcttttttttgtttttgttcacctgttttgttttgttattttgtttgtttgttttatctgtACCATATGAAGCAATACTTGTACATggtcatttattttgtattttccaGCTTATGTAAGTGTGATTCATCTATGAGTCATATGAAtatctcactttctttctcatactctctgtctctctctctctctctctctctctctctctctctctctctctctctctcaggtatCAATACCCTACAATGGATCAGCTGGCCGAGATGTTGCCCTCAGTCCTGTCCCACTTAAAGTGAGTCTCCTAAACTGTCCATAGTGCAGAAGCACATGAAAACAGCAGGAAATGAATGATGATTAGTTTTCATTTATCTTTTaacatttctttcttccttGTTTGTCCTCTATATTAAACCTTCTGTAGGATCAATAGCGTGATTGGCATTGGTGTTGGTGCTGGAGCCTACATTCTCACCAGACTGGCAGTAAGTGAGCTCTGTTACTTGATAATGAGCATCAACTATGTTAATCAGAATAACGGGGTGCTCACTTACACAAACCAAAAGTCTCAGTGACAGAAGCTTTcaccaaacagacagtataatcttttattaattctataaaagaggtatctccccgGCCAAGAAAGATGTGACCCCCCCCTTTATTTTATACCGTAcaattaatagagcatgtagttcagatcgAATATTGTAGGAACTTTGAAATGTGAGTGACACTCAGAcacttatgaaaaatacggCGTTTAATGAACGAGACAGAACACAACATAGAACTaattacacaaacatacaaaatgaaataaagaaaataaaaatgaaaataaaaataaacaaaaaagtaaaaaataggaaaaggaGTAAGAGAAGGGAAAGAagggaagaaagaaagcaagaaaaggaATGGCAAGCTTAATCTTCAAAATTAACCACAACCTAAACAAGAATCATCAAAGAATTCAAATTCACCTTAAAATGAACGGGCTCAAACTTAAACACTTATTTAAATTGGTTGGTaaaacggttacttgcattgacttgttgcacaagagtctgGATGCGGTAGACAAAGAAATCTTTGAAGAGTCGGTTAGGagggagtcagatgttcttccaggttctcctgaagatcaaaGCAGTTGTTGTTCTTGAAAGTAAAGCTTGCCGGAAGATCTCAAAGGGGGAGAGAGTCGTTTCTAAGCTGTTCCGAGCACCTGACCCTCCAGGCCTTCGGGTCCGAGCCTTTCCCGCGAGCGAGCAAGCTTAGCTTAGCCTGACTTGACTATTGATTAGTTGGGTTCAGGATATTTTAGAGGTCCCGAACCCCACCCCTCTTtgggggaatggccaatgctatggcctgaaattttgAAGGGAGAAACTTcctttgttcatgtgtttgtgggcatggtttcTGGGTTATACTTGCTTTGGAGAACTTAAggttttatccaaagtgtattaagacAGTATGGTGCATTTCATGATCAGATAAAATGCACTATTGTTTGCAAAATAAggaacagataattttgtgatcatttttatattaaacatgaaaagcAATGACAGCATTAAAACCGAGGTACTTTAACATACTATTAACATACCAGTATTTAAGGTATAACTTATGTTAGTACAATGttatattctgtgtgtgtgtgtatgtgtgtgtgtgtgtgtgtgtgtgtgtgtgtgtgtgtgtgtgtcacaaacaggCGTACTGCGGCCGAGTTTCGAGAGTGAatttttttatggtttgagGGTCCCTGTGAAGTCAACCAGAGAGGCCAGGGGGTTATCTGGCTttcggggtggtgtgtgtgtgtgtgtgtgtgtgtgtgtaaggtatagagacttgtgtgtgtatgtgtggcttGTGTTATCAGTTGAATGCTGCTTTGAAGTCAGCTGGAGAGGTCAGGGTTTGTCCTGCTTCGTGTCTTCCGGGGTGGGTGTAAGCCGTGGTGCTCATCCTTTGATTAAAATGCAGATGTCaagggttaaaaggaatgcctgggatatgaaatctaaatgacctgtgccagacgttacaaaatgaataatacgtgaataatacatttttatgtaattaatttaaCTTTCGAGTAGGGCTGGGACGATTCACTAATCTGGCGATTCAATACtatcccgatacttttgtgcCGATTCAATACATATTGCGATTCTGTAGCTATTGcgattcattgtttaaattgtgatttttgtttgcttaataaaGATTAGACAATGGCAAATACTTGATCATACCCTTAAAGAGACTGTATATGagttatattaacaaaaacaatgcatcacatctttctgaatttttatttcaggagcaTACACATACATAGTGCATAAAGAACCTTGAACCATAAAACTTTCAAGTACCAAAAACttgaatataatattattaaaatgtgcaacaaaataactaaaaacgataaataaaataaaagtgctgttAAACTGTTCCAATAAATAacgataaataaaaaagctcctgaacaatttatttaaaattaaacttcatttatttaatataatgcaaataaatgtgctttaaaCTTAACTAATGCTTGGGAATGTTAAGATTCTTCTGCCAAAACAAGAGCTGGTCAACATGCTCTGTGGTGAGGCTGCTTCTCTGTGTAGTCACAATGTCCCCAGCGGTAGAGAAAACCTGTTCTGCAGAGTCCCTGGTACACATAAGTATTGCTTAGCTATCTTTGCAAGTAGAGGATACTCATGTTGATGTTCTTTTCACCAACCCAATGGGCATTCAGACAGTGGCAGACAATCAGCAGTTCtgtacttttgcattttttgtatAGATCATATTTCGAAAACCTGCATTTTCCACAACACTATAAGGTCGAATGTCTTTGCAGATAAAAAGAGTAATCGACTCTGTGATGCTTTTGCCTGCTCTGAAGTGCATGGTAATTTACTCAATGTCACATCCAGAGTTTGTTGAGATGCTGCAGGTTTTTTGGTTGTATTGCCACAATATGCTATCACTGTATGGCAGAGTTTGCATACCTTTTTTAGTCATGTCCAGCGCAGCTCTTCCTGGAAGTGTGTAAAATCCAAAGTGTTTCCACATTTGTGATTTAAAACGTGAAGGTGCAGAAACAATTCTCAAAGAGGTTTGCTCCCCTGCCTCTGCCATGGTTTTGCTTTCTCGCGCCAGCTTAAAACGGATACGACATCATCTaatacaaacaacaacaaaatacgTTTGTCCCTCTGTTGGAATAAAAGCGGTAACGTCTTCCCACCACCTCTctggaaaagtaaaataattatatatatatctcgatTCTGAGGTAAACAAATCGATCTCAAAATCGTTTTAAAAAGAATCGTGATAGTTTGGTGAATCAATTTTTTCTTCCACCCCtactttcgagccactcgcggCTTCTCGCAAACTATCAGATTATTTTCACAAGCTACTCtttagtccggttccaaatgaaaagtcaccAACTATCGAGGTTGCGAGCGTCAAGATCGCAAGTATCGAAGTTTCACTGTAGTGTGTAGAgattgtgaaagtgtttgcaatgtatgaataataaataggaaaataatataatatgcattGCAGTTTTATGTTAACATATGGCAcctgaatatttatatatcgTGCATGCGTTTTATCATCGGTACCAAACAAGTGAGTTAAGCTTCACAAAGTAGATCGCCTGGAGCTTCAGATGaaggtaaaatatatatacagctcATAATTATAACAGTTTGATTTTTAAGGGTCAGCGAAAAGCACTCAATCCTATCACTAGCATCAGTTACTCAAGTCTGCAGCACTTTTGTAGCACAGCACACCAGGAAATGGtgacaggaaatataaaatgcatcAAAATAGTAACATACAGttaatatgaaaaaagaaaaatgtaaacagatagaaaaaacaaacaaatcagatCTAACTAAAAGCAGAAAATCAGAAATAGGGCAGATTATAGATAAGAGTGAGAGGAAAATCGGTTTTAaggaacaaattaaatatagaaACTGATGGAGAGAGATACTAAACATGGTCATGCTGACACTTTTCCCCTTCTTACATGGCTACACACAACTCGAGTATCATCGAGTCACTTTACCTCCCCAAGTCTCATCCTTCCAGCAGAACATAATGAATCTGTATGAAATTGAAGAGGATTTGTTCAGATTAACAGCTCAGAGCTCTGTGCACAGCCTCCAGTAGGCTCCTTTTACCAGCGTTTTGATACCAACTCCAGACTATAACAATAGGGCTTATAATTAGACTTTGTATTAATGTGACATTCTTTTCCTAATGttttttaggtgtgtgtgtgtgtgtctgtgtatacaTTGAAGAAACTACAATTGTACTCTTAACCGAATTGCCAGGGTGAGATCTGAATGTGCATTGGGTGAAAGAGAGTTAATGTTGGAAGTTAATTATAGTTCTGCCAtattcacacatggaggtgTTGACATATAAAGCAGAGTAAAGTGAagctttctttctcacacactgtcTTTTTCCATGGGCTGTAGCATGCATCCATTATGAGTTTCATAACAGAACCACTTGCATCCTGAGCGACCGATCTCTCTTTGATGTAGGTCATGTGTCTGATCGCCACTGAGCttaaattcatgtttaaaaCCAAATGTGTGAGCAGCTCAGTTGCACGGATGAGAATAAGGTGAAGGTGTGAGCATCTAAGGATATGCTGAATTCATATGAGTGGGTGGTTTAAGATAAAATGTGTTACCTGGATGTCAGTGTCATCTCACGAAAAAACTCTTCACAGTACACCACTTTCTTCCCAATACCTTGACCCTTTATTGAGAACGTATTATATGAATCCAGAGGATTATCAGTATTTAATTTGCCTTCATATATTTTTCCACATCTGTTTTTTACATTCCTAAACCACGATAGGGATAAAGTGTCAAATCAGACCaaagttttattttctgattccttctttttcttgtccTTTAGCTAAATCACCCAACACTGGTTGAGGGTTTGGTTCTTATTAATGTGGACCCCTGTGCAAAAGGATGGATGGACTGGGCTGCTTCAAAGGTAAGCATGTAGTATATAAAATGGTTGTCATGCTTGTCTGCTGTTTACAGAAcgcctttgtttgtttgtttgtcataGAACcaatttttatgtaaaacaggtatttaattaaacataattaaattGGTACATTAGGGATGTGCACTAAACCTTTTAAGAAGATTTAGTAGCAGGTTTGTACATCCAAATTCTGTTGGTGATTGCCAGTCAAACCTTTTTTGCAAACAAATGATTTGAACAACATGTACATTCCGTCACGAGGAGCGGTGGTAGAACATGGTATAAAACATTTagctgtgtgtttctctctgtctgcatGTGCCTGTTTTAGTTGACGGGATGGACCAGCAACCTGGTAGACATAGTGATGAGCCATCATTTCAGCACAGTAAGTCTCACTACACACCGCCTAGCCTTcacaacatacagaacattTTCACTTATTCTTGTACGTAATTGTGGAGTTTTGTACGTAGTGAGacttgaccaaaaaaaaactgGGTGGACTAGAGAGCAAAAATAATTTCAGGATGTTTGTTCAATAACAGGATGAGCTGACAGAAAACCAGGAGATCATTCAGACATATCGTCTGCACATCGCTCAGGACATGAACCAGGACAACCTGGCACTGTTCTGTAACTCTTACAACAGGTACTGAACCGATCTTTAAGGACCGTTGTAACTCGCATGTCTGGTCATTGTGGGAGCTTAAGCTTCCCCTCACATCCCAACTGACCAGACACGGGTGTAAAGAGTGCGCCAATACTGACGTTTCTTTCCATCATATAGCCGTCGAGATCTGGAAATTGAAAGGCCAATCGTGGGGCTTAATGAGGAAACCGTCAACACTCTGAAGTAAGTATGAACTTGGTATAATGAGATTTTTTTGACAGCAGGCCATAATATACAATTGTGAACAAGTCaaaccatattttttttaatagctcgCATAATAATTGTGATCTTAAATTTCCTGCTTTTCTTTACAGGTGTCCTGCATTGCTAGTTGTGGGTGATACATCGCCAGCTGTGGAGGCAGTTGTGAGTGTTAGATTTCATTATTCAGTGTACAGTATTACAGAATTCGTATTTCAAACAACAAACAGAGCcatctatttctttttaattctcCATTTAATATTCTGTAACTGTAGTGTGCATTAACACAGTGCATATGTGcataatgtactg from Silurus meridionalis isolate SWU-2019-XX chromosome 16, ASM1480568v1, whole genome shotgun sequence encodes the following:
- the ndrg3b gene encoding protein NDRG3b isoform X1 codes for the protein MDELQDVQLTEIKPLLTDKNGRNFQDFDCQEHDIETLHGVLHVTLRGTPKGNRPIILTFHDIGLNHKSCFNTLFNFEDMQEITQHFAVAHVDAPGQQENAAPFPTGYQYPTMDQLAEMLPSVLSHLKINSVIGIGVGAGAYILTRLALNHPTLVEGLVLINVDPCAKGWMDWAASKLTGWTSNLVDIVMSHHFSTDELTENQEIIQTYRLHIAQDMNQDNLALFCNSYNSRRDLEIERPIVGLNEETVNTLKCPALLVVGDTSPAVEAVVECNSRLNPTKTTFLKMADCGGLPQVVQPGKLAEAFKYFVQGMGYIPHVLLSHLNSEAVPTAGMTRLARSRTHSASSMNSVEGARSRTHNNSQQEGAAASPGHENHARPQTMEVSC
- the ndrg3b gene encoding protein NDRG3b isoform X2; this encodes MDELQDVQLTEIKPLLTDKNGRNFQDFDCQEHDIETLHGVLHVTLRGTPKGNRPIILTFHDIGLNHKSCFNTLFNFEDMQEITQHFAVAHVDAPGQQENAAPFPTGYQYPTMDQLAEMLPSVLSHLKINSVIGIGVGAGAYILTRLALNHPTLVEGLVLINVDPCAKGWMDWAASKLTGWTSNLVDIVMSHHFSTDELTENQEIIQTYRLHIAQDMNQDNLALFCNSYNSRRDLEIERPIVGLNEETVNTLKCPALLVVGDTSPAVEAVVECNSRLNPTKTTFLKMADCGGLPQVVQPGKLAEAFKYFVQGMGYIPHVLLSHLNSEAVPTAGMTRLARSRTHSASSMNSVEGARSRTHNNSQQEGAAASPGHENHARPQTMES
- the ndrg3b gene encoding protein NDRG3b isoform X3, whose translation is MDELQDVQLTEIKPLLTDKNGRNFQDFDCQEHDIETLHGVLHVTLRGTPKGNRPIILTFHDIGLNHKSCFNTLFNFEDMQEITQHFAVAHVDAPGQQENAAPFPTGYQYPTMDQLAEMLPSVLSHLKINSVIGIGVGAGAYILTRLALNHPTLVEGLVLINVDPCAKGWMDWAASKLTGWTSNLVDIVMSHHFSTDELTENQEIIQTYRLHIAQDMNQDNLALFCNSYNSRRDLEIERPIVGLNEETVNTLKCPALLVVGDTSPAVEAVVECNSRLNPTKTTFLKMADCGGLPQVVQPGKLAEAFKYFVQGMGYMPTAGMTRLARSRTHSASSMNSVEGARSRTHNNSQQEGAAASPGHENHARPQTMEVSC
- the ndrg3b gene encoding protein NDRG3b isoform X4, with the protein product MTDMLDLGQIGCTMTNVEHDIETLHGVLHVTLRGTPKGNRPIILTFHDIGLNHKSCFNTLFNFEDMQEITQHFAVAHVDAPGQQENAAPFPTGYQYPTMDQLAEMLPSVLSHLKINSVIGIGVGAGAYILTRLALNHPTLVEGLVLINVDPCAKGWMDWAASKLTGWTSNLVDIVMSHHFSTDELTENQEIIQTYRLHIAQDMNQDNLALFCNSYNSRRDLEIERPIVGLNEETVNTLKCPALLVVGDTSPAVEAVVECNSRLNPTKTTFLKMADCGGLPQVVQPGKLAEAFKYFVQGMGYIPHVLLSHLNSEAVPTAGMTRLARSRTHSASSMNSVEGARSRTHNNSQQEGAAASPGHENHARPQTMEVSC